A stretch of the Macaca mulatta isolate MMU2019108-1 chromosome 14, T2T-MMU8v2.0, whole genome shotgun sequence genome encodes the following:
- the OR10Q1 gene encoding olfactory receptor 10Q1 (The RefSeq protein has 6 substitutions compared to this genomic sequence) — MLVGKLVFNQSDRAEFVFRVFTTATEFQVLLFLLFLLLYLMILCGNTAIIWVVCTRSTLRTPMYFFLSNLSFLEICYTTAVVPLMLSNIFGAQKTISLAGCGAQMFFFVTLGSTDCFLLAIMAYDRYVAICHPLHYTLIMTRKLCAQMLVGALGLALFLSLQLTALIFTLPFCGHRQEINHFLCDVPPVLRLACADIHVHQAVLYVVGILVLTIPFLLICVSYVFITCAILCIRSAEGRRRAFSTCSSHLTVVLLQYGCCSLVYLRPRSSTSEDEDRQIALVYTFVTPLLNPLIYTLRNKDVKDALRNAIIHKAASDAN; from the coding sequence ATGCTTGTGGGGAAACTTGTCTTCAACCAGTCTGACCGCACTGAGTTTGTGTTCCGTGTGTTCACTACAGCCACTGAATTCCAggttcttctcttccttctcttcctcctcctctactTGATGATCCTCTGTGGCAACACAGCCATCATCTGGGTGGTGTGCACACGCAGCACCCTCCGCACCCCGATGTATTTCTTCCTGTCCAACCTATCTTTCCTGGAAATCTGCTACACCACCGTGGTAGTACCCTTGATGCTTTCCAACATTTTTGGGGCCCAGAAGACCATTTCGTTGGCTGGATGTGGGGCCCAAATGTTCTTCTTTGTCACCCTCGGCAGCACGGACTGTTTTCTCTTGGCAATCATGGCCTATGACCGCTATGTGGCCATCTGCCACCCGCTGCACTACACCCTCATCATGACCCGCAAGCTGTGCGCGCAGATGCTGGTCGGGGCCCTAGGCCTggccctcttcctctccctgcaGCTCACCGCCTTAATCTTCACCCTGCCCTTCTGTGGCCACCGCCAGGAAATCAACCACTTCCTCTGCGATGTGCCTCCCGTCCTGCGCCTGGCCTGCGCTGACATCCACGTGCACCAGGCTGTCCTCTATGTAGTGGGCATCCTCGTGCTGACCATCCCCTTCCTGCTTATCTGCGTTTCCTACGTGTTCATCACCTGCGCCATCCTGCGCATACATTCTGCCGAGGGCCGCCGCCGGGCCTTCTCcacctgctcctcccacctcaccgTGGTCCTGCTGCAGTATGGCTGCTGCAGCCTCGTGTACCTGCGTCCTCGGTCCAGCACATCAGAGGATGAGGACCGCCAAATCGCGTTGGTCTACACATTTGTCACCCCCTTACTCAACCCTTTGATTTACACCCTTAGGAACAAGGATGTCAAAGATGCTCTGAGGAATGCCATTATCCGTAAAGCAGCCTCTGAGGCCAACTGA
- the OR1S1 gene encoding olfactory receptor 1S2 (The RefSeq protein has 7 substitutions compared to this genomic sequence), which yields MHQGNQTTITEFILLGLSNQAEHQNLLFVLFLGMYLVTVVGNGLIILAISLDTYLHNPMYLFLANLSFADISSISNSVPKMLVNIHTNSQSISYESCIAQMYFSIVFVVTDNLLLGTMAYDRFVAICHPLNYITLMRPRFCILLTVISWLLSNIIALMHTLLLIQLLFCHHNTLPHFFCDLAPLLKLSCSGTMINELVLFIVGLSVIIFPFALIFFSYVCIIRAVLRISSTQGKWKAFSTCGSHLTVVLLFYGTIVGVYFFPSSTHPEDTDKIGAVLFTVVTPMMNPFIYSLRNKDMKGALRKLINRKLSSL from the coding sequence ATGCATCAAGGAAACCAAACCACCATCACTGAATTCATTCTCCTAGGACTCTCCAACCAGGCTGAACATCAAAACCTCCTCTTTGTGCTTTTCCTGGGTATGCACCTGGTCACTGTGGTTGGGAATGGGCTCATCATTCTGGTCATCAGCTTGGATACGTACCTTCACACCCCCATGTATCTCTTCCTTGCTAATCTATCCTTTGCTGGTATTTCCTCCATTTCCAACTCAGTCCCCAAAATGCTGGTGAATATTCACACCAACAGCCAATCCATCTCTTATGAGAGCTGCATCGCACAGATGTACTTTTCTATTGTGTTTGTCGTCACTGACAATTTGCTCTTGGGGACCATGGCCTACGACCGCTTTGTGGCGATCTGCTACCCTCTGAATTACATAACTCTCATGCGACCCAGGTTCTGCATTTTGCTCACTGTCATCTCGTGGCTCCTGAGTAATATTATAGCTCTGACGCACACCCTTCTGCTCATTCAATTGCTCTTCTGTGACCACAACACCCTCCCACACTTCTTCTGTGACTTGGCCCCTCTTCTCAAACTGTCCTGTTCAGGCACAATGATCAATGAGCTTGTGTTGTTTATTGTGGGTTTATCAGTTATCATCTTCCCCTTTGCACTCATCTTCTTCTCCTATGTCTGCATCATCAGAGCTGTCCTGAGAATATCATCCACACAGGGAAAGTGGAAAGCCTTCTCCACTTGTGGCTCTCACCTGACAGTTGTATTACTGTTCTACGGAACCATTGTAGGTGTGTACTTTTTCCCCTCCTCCACTCACCCTGAGGACACTGATAAGATTGGTGCTGTCCTATTCACTGTGGTGACACCCATGATGAACCCCTTCATCTACAGCTTGAGGAATAAGGATATGAAAGGTGCCCTGAGAAAGCTCATCAATAGAAAACTTTCTTCCCTTTGA